CATGCTGACATTACAGCTGGAAATCAGTTTCTCTAAGAGAGATCTACTGATTCAGACATGCAGACAGGTAAAGAGAGAAAGGTAGATCCACCCCTGCTGAGGGCAAGATGGTTTCCTAAAACATAATGAGAAGTGACAGGTGAAGAGTGAGTCAGTCAGACTGTGACCTTCCAGTGTGTAACTGTGAAGGTAAAGATAAAGAAATTCACAGGAAATGAtgtaaagataaaataaaaatattagcctGTAAAAATTTGAGACATCATTCTAAGAAATTCTGCTTTTAGATGTGATTCTGTGCCTCTAATAACTCcctgtttgtgcttttgtttgttaattAACTGTGTCAGTGACGACAGAGCAGAGCGTGCTTTGCAGTTTCCTTCCCAGGGCCTGTGACAGAGTGATGCAGAGCAGGTGAGCACAGATAAAGCATGGGTGGAGAGATAGAAAGCAGTGAGTGACAGGAATGGAGATCGCTGCCAGTTCAGCTCATGTCAAATAACACCTGGATGCTCTCAGACCAAAAGCGATGACAGTTAATGACACACCCAGACAGTGAGAAGAAGAGGCCCACAGGTCAGTGTTTTCGCACTTCTGCTCTAGTAGAGTCTAATCTCTAACTCTAATCAAATCATAAATCCTCTCATCTAAATTATAACCCAACCTAGATGCATTCTGAATACAGGAAAGTGTGACTGCAGATATATAAatgacagtttttgtttgttttttaaaaatacatcacTCTGATAAAGAAAGtcacaatgacacaaagatcAATCcggatttttaaatgtttttatgcaaacaggttttaaataaaacaaatacaaaatacattaaagtaaaaaaacactCATGTAAGAACTGCACATCTACATGACAGCAAATTTAAACAGTTTATTCTTCACTATGGACTCTGCAGAAGAAGCGTGTGAGTCCGTTACACACAGTACCGAGAGTATGTCAGATGGTCTCGCACAGCTATCGGCTAAAGACACACTGCTTAAAGAAGACATAAAATAGTCAAAGCTGGTTTTTGAGAGAACCACCCAAACATTACAGGTTGATGTGAGCAACAATGTGCACATGACATGAAGCATAAACAAAGCCAGAAACTGAAATAACCTGTTTCTGTTCATGACTCGTGTTTTgcttgaaaacatgttttcatgaGGATGAAGAGTGAAAACTGTTTGACTCCAACTGCATTTATAATTTAAGGTGGAGGGATGGAAGGCAAAAAAATTCTTTGGAAGCAGTTAGCTCATCGGTCTGATTCACTGTCCGTCTCTTCCAGAGAGCTCGAGATAAGAATATGTTTCTGTGACTCtgtgaagtcagagtttgagGGAGTTTGTGGTCACTGGGAGATAGAGGACAGTGTGTGGACAGACTGTGAGGAGGCAGAGCTGCCCTCTTTGGCTCTTGCTGCCAGCTTCTGTCTCAGTTCTCTGATTTCCTTCAGCAGTTCTCTCTCACTGCTGTCCAGCTGGGCCCGACCTCGGTCCAGTGAGACTgacaggaaaagaaagaaaggattactgatacaaaaacacatttgacaAAGGAGGATAGAAGGAAGGCAGCTTCACAGTTTGTAGTTGTGCTCCAACACTTGACAGATTAGTAACAGATTATTATAATCAGATTATAATCGTGTGCTGGTTACAATAGATCATTACTTGAAATACTACCCCGCTTTGGTAAACCGATGGGGAAATACATTTTGCcacttaattttttaaaaataaaacatgctgaTAACAAGGACTTACAGTTGGTGGAGGTGCTCTCTGACGGTGAGCTGCTGTTCAGACACACCACCTGACTTCCTGCTGGTCTCGTAGTGGTGAAGGAGTTAGTCCTGACAGGAGTGATGGCACCGTGTCTGTGTAGAGGGTCTCTACTCAAACATGGTGACCTTATCCTCGCCTGCCTCTCCCCATCTGATACACAATAAATACACTGAGATCAGTCTGAAtaacagactgtgtgtgtgtgtgtctgtgtctgtgtctgtgtgtggtagTGAGGGGGTAATACCTGTGAATGCTGAAGGCCATGGTTGGTGATGATCCTGTAACAGAGCTCTGAGAGTCATCACCTCATCCCACTGCAAATTAACAAGCAGTCATTCTTTAAATGAATAATGCTCACATTACATTACATGATGATGATAATCAACTATGATCACAAAGATCTGTCTTAAGGTCTCACACAAAAACCCAATAAAAACTCATATATTATGTCACTTTTCAAGCCGACACATAATAAAAACTAGGGCTGCAGCAAACAGTTATTTTAGTAATCAAGAATTCCAttgattataaaaaataaataagcaatCTCAAGCACAGTAATGTCAAATAAATTATACATGCAATCTAAACTAaggcataaaaaaaaattcccattACTCTATTTTCTTGAAGGGGGGACTTTCTGACAGTAGTAGGAGGCAAAAGGAGATTGGATAGATTTGGTGTGTGTTCATGTACCGTGTGCTTTGATACAAAGTTGTTGTTATGATGTTGGCAATAATTATTCAGTGTCCAGCCCAAAGTCAGTGGCTTCATAGaattataatataaaataaaatattttatttctctgtaaatctgaaaaataatgttaaaaaagcCTTGAAATAAATATGGTCTAGtcaccctctacaatgtaggcGACAGAAAACagagctattttttttaatattccttctttttctctgctcatgctACTTACCTGATTAAAGATGAGTACATTTATTAGAATTCAAATTTAGActgaattattttattattacattaatacaACACACAGCTTAGTTAGCTGTGCACAAAAATAGGTGGTAAAAATGTTGTTCTAGAAGTTACTTTTTTAATTTGAGTACATTTTAGAACTggtactgttttacttttacttgagtaaagaaaatgaaagttttTAACACTAGTGTATGCACTtcttaagtacagaatgtctgtaTTTTTGCCAGCTCTGCATGTTGGTCTCACCTTCCTTCCCGCCACATCTCGCACAGTGtccgtctctgtcagtccctctCTCGTCCTGTCCTGCTCAGAGTCCGCCTGCTGCAGGCGTTCCCTCACCTCCCTCCACTCTGACTCCAGGCCCAGCTGGCTTGCCCCTTCGAGGGACTCCTccaggctctgtgtgtgtttgtggagaaATATGATTTAGGTGACTCTGCTGCTCCTGTTGAAAAGCCAGATGGACACACGACTTCATGTTTGACAATTACACTGGAATTTGTAACTAGCCTGCACGTCTTCCTCAGCGTTACGCAGCAGCTCTGTGtaactctctccctctctttccgCCTGCCTCGTTCTCCTCTCAACTTGCTCCTCGTCCTCTCGTCCTGCACGCTCCTGCTCTTTCAACAAGCGCTGAGACAGTGGTGGAAGAACCATGAAAGAAGAGCAGCAAAACTGATTAGACAGTGGAACTTTTAATAACAGTCACAGTGCTGGGAATTATATAAATATCTGTGAAACCACATTTCATTTCATAAGACTTTACCCAAAGCATAACAGGTCTCATGCTTGAGTGATCTTAATTGAGCATTTAACTGGAAGCTGTAACTGTTTTGGCTATAACCACAACTTGGGttgtaaaacacattttacttaGAAATTGTTTTCCAGGTTAGTCACTATTGGAAAGAAATGTACTAACACAAAGGGAAGAAGTGCAGAGTGAAGGAGAAGGTGAGGCTGGTAGGGAGTCAGGAGGGCATTTGTCACCTGTTCAAGTTGTTTCCTTTGAACCTCCATTTCCATCTGTCTGACCTCGAGATCCTGGACTGCTGCAGCTGTCTCCTGGTCATAAAGATTCATCTGCAGCACAAAATATCAACAAGCACATAAATCTCTGACCACCCTGACAATACACTGAGTCACTTTGGTGTTCTAGTCCATTACAGGATTTATAATGTGCTAAACTTCCACTATATGAACCAGATTACTAACAAAGTGACAACTGGGGGGAAATAATCCACATCTAAACATTACACAGAAGAGATAAATCATGTAAACTTGAAATCTACCAGtatatatgttttatgtgtaaCTTGCTGAATTTACCTTCCTGCTGATCTCCTGGTCTAGTCTTTGTATCTGTGAGGCTCTCAGGTCCTGCTGGTGTTTGAGAAACCGTCTTCTGGTTGTGTCCAGCAGCTGTAACTCCTTCACCTTGAGCTCTCTCTTCATGGCGGCCAACCTGAAGAACACAGCACAGTGTCACCAACCCATTCTCTGAACTCCCATCATTCGTTTAAGTCATACTTCATTTTCAAAGGTGCAAGGTGTACTTTGCCCTCTGCTGTGTCAGTTTCTCCTCTTCCTGTGACAGAATGTTTCTGCGCTGTTCTTCTGCTTTCTGCAGCAGCTCCTAAAACCGATTCaatgaaaacagtaaaaactggttccatttattttcactttattttaagtgtttgtttgtgttgaaCACTGCACAGTCTGAGGATTACAGTATTATATTCCTTTTAGAATTCGGAAAAATGAATCTACCTGTTGTGCATAAAAGGCCTCCTCTTCAGCCTGGCGACGTAAAAAATCTGCATGCATTGCTGACACCTCCTGCCTGAACACACACTTACATGTTATACCTTCTTCCTCGCTCCTTATATAAAGTTTTAATATTTACTATCATCAAAATTAACatgactttttttcttactttgtaataaaataataataatctcacCTCTCTCGGAGATACTCCATCTCCTGCAATCGTAtcttctccctctccctgctTTGGTATTCCACTATGAATTCTGGGTAATGGTTGAACACAGGGTACTGGCCTTTGGTCAGTGGTGTAAAGTCAGAGAGCATGGCCCTAGGATGGATGTCAGCTGGTGTGCTGCTCATGAGTCGGTAGGCCTCCTTTATCATTGCTCCAACATCCAGGTTGTTGCGATGGTGGAAGAAATACTACAGAAGAGGAGAGACAGAAAAGTTCATTATGTGCCATAATTTGTGTTTTCCTGGATTAGATtagatgaggaaaaaaatgatggGAAAAGTACCTCAAAGTCTTGCTTCTGtgagcagaggaggagaggCTCACGGCAACAGATGATGTAAGCCACACAGGCCATCAGCAGAAATGATGGATGGTTGGAGAAAATGTTGTCAAACAGTTTCAGCCACTCATCCCGAGTCAGAACCTCTGAGAACAAGGTCTCCAGCAGGGGCCACACGAAGAGCTAGAACAAACAGGGAGAAGTGTCATAAAAGTGCAGAGAACGTGTGATCCCACTGAGAGCGTGCAACTTTATGGCACATTATCTGACAGCCTCTCTGTGGTTCTGCAGCTTATGTTACCTGCGAAGTAACGCCACAGTCCACCAGGTGCTGCAGCAGCTCCTTGTCATGATGAGCCAGGACATTCTCTGCCATGTTCAGGATGTTCAGTGGAGGGTTGGGGAAATACTCAAACCAGTGCTGGCACCAGTTCACTGCACAACCAAACAACTGAGTCAGTAGAGATTCCTGTGAAAGACTCAGctgactaaaagaaaaaaggctttTGCATTTGGATCAAATTTATATAGTTTTCATGTGTGCACGTGTTAtgttataaaaacacacagtgatgaTGGAGCTCTGTAGGAAAGTACCTATGACAGTGGCCACCACTTCGAAGCAGAGCATTGGATTGTTCTGGAAGAGCTTGACAAAAGGAAAAGCTACCAGAGGAAGGTATTCCAACTCTCCAAAGATGGCTGCCCAGTGAGCTAAAGCAGACAACACCCTGTGACGACAAAACAAGCAGTCACAATGTTTTTTGGTTCAACTATGCTGTATGCTcattaaacaaagcaaaagatTTAAATAATAAGGTCATCTAAGTATATGTGAATACGATCCCTGTAAACAAAATGTTTGGTTTCTGAGTGTTTTGGTactgtatgatgtcatataaaGAGGATATCCTTAATACTGTCATCTCAGGCACACAAATCTGCTGGTGGTGGTTCTTGTGTTAACCCATTAGTGCCCCTTTACACACTGAGGAAAGTTTCTGTTAAGGTTTCAACATCGAGCCTCCCATAGTTTTCCTGACAGTAAAACTGGGTTAAGGCTCTTATGGATTTATTGACTTGTTTCAAACAGTGGATGGACTGAGAGACACCAATACCTGTGTATATTTTTGATTTGCctttttgtcctgtctctccctctcttttctttcccttcaCTCCCAATAGGATACAGAGgatgggagtttttccttcccattgtcgccAAGTGATTTGCGTGATTGTTAAGGTTTCTCTCAAATAGGTACTCCATCTTTACCCTCCAAAATAAAGCGCCTCGAGGTTACTGTTGTTGTGACCTGGTTCTAAATAATtaacactgaattgaattggattATATGCGTGAGTGTGAGCACCTCTGCAGTCCTCTCAGCAGTTTGTGACTTTTGATGGGATATTTCTCATGCAGAGTGAGGAAGGCTGAATGTAGGCCTTTGTCTGTCAGACTGCTGTATGCTGCGTGATTCTCTGGCAGGCACAGCAAGGACCGCCACACAAACATTCTGCAATGCAAATATAGAAAATTACTTATTATTTTTCCTACATGCATGCCTAAATCTTTTTGGTGAAAGTCGTGTTTACCTGTATTTAGCTGGGTATTCTCCAAATGCCTTTAGCAGAGCCACCAGTCTCTTCTTATTCAGACCAGCTGGAAGTTCATTCTGTtcacagaaagaaacaaaattcAAAACAACCCTTTAGCTTCCACAGTCATTACATCCACAAAATGATGTGTGTGTTCTAGCAGCCTACCTCTTTATCCTCAGCTGTAGACCCAGCAGGAGGTCTAAGGGTCTTCACTTGTGTGCGTCTGCCTGAACTCTTGGTTGGTCTCTGAACAGCCTCTGACCTGACCTTGACCTTTAGGTTTGAAAAGTCTTGATCAGCTTCACCACCAGAGACTACTGCCACCTGACAGGGAGGAGGCTGTGGAGCGTGCCagggtaaaacaaacaaacaagcacgcacacacacaaaatttcaAATCAAGACATGTGGTAACTTTTGATATGCACCCTATTCATCACATTCTTGCTTGTTACCTTGTTTAATTCCTGTGTGAGACTCTGGACGCTGTAGATATTGACGCTTCCATTATCCATGATAGCCACAATGTGTCGGCCGTTAGGGCTTACTGCCACTGTAGTGATGGATTCATCATGGGAACCCACATGAAAGAGAAGCTTGCATGTGTGAATGTTGATGAACCGCATCACACCATCCTGGCTCAACACACCCAGTGTCTATGAGACATCAAAGTTAtaatcaaaaagaaaactgacaaaTTCAGAGGAAATGTAAAAATTAACAGCATATAGCCATATTAGTTATATGTCAGTTAATTTTCTCTTCAATGTACAAGATATGAgattatctttaaaaaaaatttacttAAGGAATCATTTTTGAGAATGTTATTTTTAACATGAAAACAAGCAAACTGGAAAAAACCTAAACCCTTCTGGTAGTACTGTTTGTACCTGGCTGGCTCCTCCGTCGAAGCTGTCGGGCAGGAATTCCAGCTGTCTGACAGTTCGAACCTGCGTGGGCATCTGAATCACCCTGAGCAGCTGTTTGGTGTCCAGACACCACAGGTGCAGCAGGTTGGAGCGCCCACCTGCTGCAAGGCTCTTACCGTCACTGCCAACACAGCACAAGTATGCATTAGTTAGAGACTTTTGTAAGGGGCTGTTAATGAGTGGCTGTGAGATGAGAGACCCACCGTGTGACAGCGAAGGCCTTGTAGAAGATTCTGGGTCCACAATCGGGAACAGGGAGCTGATATTTGCAGAAAAGTGTGTCACTCTCCCACGCAAAGATGGAATCATCACTGAAACAGCTGAGGATGGTGTTGCTGAGAGGCAAGAAAAATACCTACAATGCATGCAGCAAAATGACAGCAACGAAAAGAAGATGAAATGTAGTGCAAACTTTAAGTTTAATCAACAAATACATCATCTGGACCGAACGAATTAAAATTCTTATTCCCAAGTTGGCAAAACAACACTTGACGTGGTCAGTCTACAGTGTGGATGTCCTTTCATTTATATCAAATTAGTGCGTCTCGACCTATAGCAGCTAGGACAAGCTCCAGCTCACCTGCAACCATTAACTGCataagcaaaagaaaatggatggacagTTTGCAGAGCATGTCTGCACGCTCACCCTCTGTATGCCtacagactgcctgatgttgagCTTTCTCTTCCTCTGGAACGTGTCCAGGTCCCAGAGCTGCGCTGTGTCTGAGGATGTAGTGATTGCATAGCGGCCTGAGCTGTGGACGGAGATGGATGAGACTGCTCCCTCGTGACCTCGCATCCAACTCACCAGCTGCTTAGTGTCTATGTAATTAACCAGAACAAGTTAATTTGTAGTTCAAAAGAAGAAGCAAATTACACGTTTTGGATTAAAATGACCAGCTGCTATTGGGAGGAAGGAAAAACCTGCAGAGTGCTGGCTGGCTGTGGTtacaataaagaaaataatttaaaaaaataatgctaagaataaaattacaattcaattcaattttatttatatagcgccaaatcacaacaacagtcgcctcaaggcgtttttttattgtaaggtagaccctacaataattcCGTACAATGAACTACAAATGAAAAACTAAGCAGCACTTTATGTGTGAGGACGTACCTTTGTCGAAGCATTTAATAGTGTAGTCAGCCAAAGCCACGAGGAACTCTGTAGTCCTGCGGAGGCTGAATGCCAAAGAAGTGCAGGCCTGTCCTGTTTTCTGCACCAGCCGAAATCTATCccaagaagaaggagaagaaaagaaaaaagaaaatcaaataaattTCAAAAGCATCGAAGGTTTTAAGACTCCATTctgaatatatttaatattcTAATTCACAGGAAGAACATTTATGAATCAAACAATCCTGGTTGAAAAGTAAAGTCCTAAATCCTAAACAATACAGAATTCTGTACATTTATACTAAATAACCAAGTGTCACTCATAGCCACACACCTGTTTCTACTGATGTCAAAAACATaaatgttgccatggtgatcccCAGCCAGGAAGGAATCACCGGTGGTGTCGAAGGCCACGTGGAGGAAACGCACCGTCTTGGCCTGCTGAGCAGTGCGGACCACAGTCACTACTAACACACTGAAAAAGGCAAACAACACACCTCATCAGAGACGAAAGATGAAGAGTGTCTGAGTGAATCATGGCTGCTCCCTAGTGGTCACCTAGGAAAAgacctctctctctccacatGTGCAGCAACCACCTGAGGTCTTACTTACACAGGTGTGGAATATTGATGGATGAAAAATTATTGAAAGTGTCTTAATGGGGAGCTACATTAACATTACCTTAGGAATAGCACAATTTCTCACTGGCACAGATTCTTTATAAAAGAACtgaaatcaaaatcaaatttCATCACTGGGCTCCTTGATGGTGGTGTGACAGAATGCTTGAAAACGAGTGAGTAATAGATCATTCTcgcattttttaatatttactaAAAACAATAACCAATGTCCTAAAAATGAATGATTAGCAACAAGGATATGACCTAAATGACAAGAACAAAATTTGCTTGATACTAAGTATTATACAAATTTTGCATAAATTTCGTTCAGAGCAAAATATAATCAAAGAGCACGAGACATTCAAAGCATGTTTTCTGTAAGAGAAGGAATTCGTAATTTAACTACATAATTTAACGACCCCAAGATGACATCTGATGACCTCCCATGGACCCTTAATAATGAGTTATGACACGTTAGTATACATCAAAGATGTGGTGTGACGACCATGTgatgtttccatttttttttcaagggTAGCTGCAGAGGCAGAGACCACCCTCTTTAACTTCTGACGCACACTCACTCGTTCTGTTCTATAACCAAATATGACAGAAAGCGACAAAAGACCTCCAAGGTTTTACTCCTAGTAGGGTTTCAAGGGCTAAAGAGTTAAGGGTTTTTGCAACTTTAAAACAGTCACTGTGCGTACTACAAGAAAATATTTCGAACTGAAGCAATGTGCAACATAAAGCAGTTCAGAAAAAGGTATAAAGATATGGTTTTCGTGAGGTATAAGAAAGAGAAAGATGTTTGAATGTCAATTAATGTCTCTGGTTAATTAGTTGGTATTCCAGGTTTATTCAGATTTTGCAATCAACACACCAAAGTTGGAGGTATTTGTCTTTCTTGAGAGGATGTAAAATTATGGAGCTGTAGAAACTACATATGGTAATATTTCTGTCCCTGGCTTCCTCTCACATCCCAAAGACCTGCAGTTAGTGggattaggttaactggtgattctaaatttgcATTGGTGTGAGTGTAAGGATGATTGGCCTGCATGatgctgtccagggtgtacctggACACTCTATTGcaactgggataggctccagcccccaccCCAACAACCCAGAATCAGATAAGCTGAAAAAGAATGGGTGGTTAAATGGATTTTGTATTTTACACAGTGTATGTAAATGCAAGTGAAAGTGAAATTATAAATATGTATATTGTTGTTATTGAGGTTTATATCAATAAAGAGGCAGGATAAACAATAACGGATTTATGGACAAAGGGTGGGGTTAAATAAGTGCGCACTTCTTCCTACTCTTTTGGATATGTAAACTACGTCAGCCAAAGTGAAGCAGTGTATTCTGCATGACTTTCTTTATACTGCTTCCATGTTCAAAAGAAACTGAactaaacaagcaaacaaataaatgcCATAGACAATTTCATCCATGTCTCCTCCATGGATGTTTCATTGGGGTGAAATTTGGAAGAGGTCACAGAGCACTAGTCGCAATATTTTTATATTCGTTAAGCCAGTCAGAGACCTGTAGAGaagattttcatttatttattcaaaatttCCTTTAATTTGATTCACATTCAAACATAAATCATTTGTAAAGCTGCAATTTGCTAGAACTACAGTTAAAGTTTCATAGTTTTCCAGGATTACTGCGGCCTTAATAAAGTCGTAAAACACAACTAAATCTTTGATTGCaattagtaaataaaataactCATCACAACAGTAGTAACGAATCAGTATTCGTTATGTAAATACCAACAGAAACAGTAGAAATACTCACAGTAATAGTGCCAAAATACAGCAACCACGGCAATAAAAACTGGCAACTTAGAGCGGTATGTGTAATAAAGATAACCCGCATGTAAATGAGTCCGTGCAGCATCAGCTGCTGACAGTCTGAGAAACTAAAtaagacttttgggaaaattaAACCTACCTTTTCCCCGGTGTTGGCTTTCGATACCAGATTTTACCCTCCTCTTTGTTCCCAATGTCCGTCACCTCCATTTTCAAAAAGTCCACACAGTTCAGGAGGTAAATTTACAAAACACCGCTTGAGTAAACTTAATGTCACTATGATATTGCATGGCTTCTCCGCTAACAGATTAGCCGGCTAATCTGTTAACAGGCGGGGTAAACAGCGGCAAATTTAAAAGAGTAACATTGACTAAGTGCGGTAATGAGCAGAGAAGCCGTTTATGCTCTCGATAAAAGCTTAGCAATGTAATTCAGATTTAAGTAGTGCCCTAAAGGTTTAGCTGACCCCCTACGAACA
The genomic region above belongs to Oreochromis niloticus isolate F11D_XX linkage group LG11, O_niloticus_UMD_NMBU, whole genome shotgun sequence and contains:
- the tbc1d31 gene encoding TBC1 domain family member 31, which codes for MEVTDIGNKEEGKIWYRKPTPGKSVLVVTVVRTAQQAKTVRFLHVAFDTTGDSFLAGDHHGNIYVFDISRNRFRLVQKTGQACTSLAFSLRRTTEFLVALADYTIKCFDKDTKQLVSWMRGHEGAVSSISVHSSGRYAITTSSDTAQLWDLDTFQRKRKLNIRQSVGIQRVFFLPLSNTILSCFSDDSIFAWESDTLFCKYQLPVPDCGPRIFYKAFAVTRDGKSLAAGGRSNLLHLWCLDTKQLLRVIQMPTQVRTVRQLEFLPDSFDGGASQTLGVLSQDGVMRFINIHTCKLLFHVGSHDESITTVAVSPNGRHIVAIMDNGSVNIYSVQSLTQELNKPPPCQVAVVSGGEADQDFSNLKVKVRSEAVQRPTKSSGRRTQVKTLRPPAGSTAEDKENELPAGLNKKRLVALLKAFGEYPAKYRMFVWRSLLCLPENHAAYSSLTDKGLHSAFLTLHEKYPIKSHKLLRGLQRVLSALAHWAAIFGELEYLPLVAFPFVKLFQNNPMLCFEVVATVIVNWCQHWFEYFPNPPLNILNMAENVLAHHDKELLQHLVDCGVTSQLFVWPLLETLFSEVLTRDEWLKLFDNIFSNHPSFLLMACVAYIICCREPLLLCSQKQDFEYFFHHRNNLDVGAMIKEAYRLMSSTPADIHPRAMLSDFTPLTKGQYPVFNHYPEFIVEYQSREREKIRLQEMEYLRERQEVSAMHADFLRRQAEEEAFYAQQELLQKAEEQRRNILSQEEEKLTQQRAKLAAMKRELKVKELQLLDTTRRRFLKHQQDLRASQIQRLDQEISRKMNLYDQETAAAVQDLEVRQMEMEVQRKQLEQRLLKEQERAGREDEEQVERRTRQAEREGESYTELLRNAEEDVQSLEESLEGASQLGLESEWREVRERLQQADSEQDRTREGLTETDTVRDVAGRKWDEVMTLRALLQDHHQPWPSAFTDGERQARIRSPCLSRDPLHRHGAITPVRTNSFTTTRPAGSQVVCLNSSSPSESTSTNFSLDRGRAQLDSSERELLKEIRELRQKLAARAKEGSSASSQSVHTLSSISQ